A region from the Pseudopipra pipra isolate bDixPip1 chromosome 8, bDixPip1.hap1, whole genome shotgun sequence genome encodes:
- the GOT1 gene encoding aspartate aminotransferase, cytoplasmic, producing the protein MAASLFAAVPLSPPVAVFKLTADFREDGDSRKVNLGVGAYRTDEGQPWVLPVVKKVKQLIVNDNSLNHEYLPILGLPEFRANASRIALGDDSPAIKENRVGSVQSLGGTGALRIGADFLRRWYNGNNNTATPVYVSAPTWENHNSVFMDAGFKDIRPYHYWDAAKRGLDIQGLLNDMESAPESSIFVLHACAHNPTGTDPSPEQWKQIAAVMKRRSLFPFFDSAYQGFASGSLDKDAWAVRFFVSEGFELFCAQSFSKNFGLYNERVGNLTVVGKDADNVKRVLSQMEKIVRTTWSNPPSQGARIVATTLSSPQLFDEWKGNVKTMADRVLLMRSELRSRLEALGTPGTWNHITEQIGMFSFTGLNPKQVEYLIKEKHIYLLASGRINMCGLTTKNLDYVAKSIHEAVTKIQ; encoded by the exons ATGGCCGCCTCCCTCTTCGCCGCCGTCCCCCTCTCCCCGCCGGTCGCCGTCTTCAAGCTCACGGCGGATTTCCGGGAGGACGGGGACTCGCGGAAGGTCAACCTCGGCGTGGGCG CCTACCGCACGGACGAGGGGCAGCCATGGGTCTTGCCGGTGGTCAAGAAGGTGAAGCAGTTGATCGTCAACGACAACAGCCTGAACCACGAGTACCTGCCCATCCTGGGCCTGCCCGAGTTCCGTGCCAACGCCTCCCGGATCGCCCTGGGTGACGACAGCCCTGCCATCAAGGAGAACCGG GTCGGAAGCGTTCAGTCCTTGGGCGGGACAGGCGCTCTGCGGATCGGCGCGGACTTCCTGAGGCGGTGGTACAATGGAAACAACAACACAGCGACCCCAGTCTACGTCTCCGCTCCAACCTGGG AGAACCACAACTCTGTGTTTATGGATGCTGGTTTCAAAGATATTAGACCCTACCACTACTGGGATGCTGCCAAGAGAGGTCTGGATATCCAGGGGCTGCTGAATGACATGGAG AGCGCCCCAGAGTCCTCCATTTTCGTCCTCCATGCCTGTGCACACAACCCAACAGGCACAGACCCTTCTCCTGAGCAGTGGAAGCAGATTGCTGCTGTTATGAAG CGCCGGAGCCTGTTTCCGTTCTTCGACTCGGCGTACCAAGGGTTTGCTTCTGGCAGCCTGGACAAGGATGCCTGGGCTGTGCGATTCTTTGTCTCCGAGGGCTTTGAGCTCTTCTGTGCACAGTCGTTTTCCAAGAACTTTGGGCTCTACA ATGAACGTGTGGGGAACCTGACTGTGGTGGGGAAGGATGCAGACAACGTGAAGCGTGTGCTTTCCCAGATGGAGAAGATTGTGCGCACCACTTGGTCCAACCCTCCCTCCCAGGGAGCGCGCATTGTGGCAACTACGCTTTCTTCCCCGCAGCTCTTTGATGAGTG gaaGGGCAATGTGAAGACAATGGCAGATCGGGTCTTGCTGATGCGGTCAGAGCTCCGGTCTCGACTGGAGGCCCTTGGGACCCCTGGAACCTGGAACCACATCACAGAGCAAATCGGCATGTTTAGCTTCACAGGGTTGAACC CTAAGCAGGTGGAGTACTTGATCAAGGAAAAACACATCTACCTGTTGGCTAGTGGGCGCATCAACATGTGTGGCTTGACTACCAAGAACCTGGACTATGTGGCCAAGTCCATCCATGAAGCCGTCACAAAAATCCAATGA